A section of the Plutella xylostella chromosome 18, ilPluXylo3.1, whole genome shotgun sequence genome encodes:
- the LOC125489869 gene encoding uncharacterized protein LOC125489869 isoform X2 has product MPDQVGMESITLIPGEVLKIIPIFNGDKRILNLFLAKSEYIIERFRGNEAQDTYIMHAITSRLAGDAAALVSERQDIMHWDNFKELLVQHFGDPRNEECIAIELETLKINPNESYLDFCNRIQSVRSILISKVNRIEDANIKNSKIAIYTNTSLNVFLYNLPENMVRIVRLKAPATLEKALEIVLEEVNFHDQYVMRNKMTLPSSMVKSQNTLVTTPTQKLDAKLISYGQLQPTGLRPILPTGYTPRFNNSMAVQSFNNQPYGYRPQLGNSNPQIGYRPPQPQFGYKPPQFGYKPPQFGYKPPQFGYRPQFGMTTAQKFGNNNPQQIGYKPTVPTWNKPAAAPQHVYSNDVSMRTAPQRPNQGFNLNELCLYEEDQYQPNYYNPEQYVYLDDVPAEQVHHPDIEGGVWSP; this is encoded by the exons atgccTGATCAGGTAGGCATGGAGAGTATAACGCTCATTCCGGGCGAAGTACTAAAGATCATACCCATCTTTAATGGGGATAAACgcatattaaatttgtttttggcTAAAAGCGAATATATTATAGAAAGATTTAGAGGTAATGAGGCCCAAGACACATATATCATGCATGCTATAACCAGTAGACTAGCAGGTGATGCTGCTGCCCTTGTAAGTGAGAGGCAGGATATTATGCACTGGGATAATTTTAAGGAATTACTCGTGCAACATTTTGGAGACCCGCGAAACGAAGAGTGTATTGCCATAGAATTagaaactctcaaaattaatCCTAACGAAAGCTATCTTGATTTTTGCAACAGGATCCAGTCAGTGCGttctattttaatttcaaaggtAAATAGAATCGAAGACGCgaacataaaaaatagtaaaattgCTATTTACACCAATACGTCACTCAACGTATTTTTGTATAATCTCCCCGAAAATATGGTGCGCATTGTTCGCCTTAAAGCCCCCGCTACTTTGGAAAAAGCATTGGAAATTGTATTGGAGGAGGTCAACTTCCACGATCAGTATGTTATGCGTAATAAAATGACTCTTCCTAGCTCTATGGTAAAGTCTCAGAACACACTAGTAACAACGCCCACACAAAAACTCGACGCAAAGCTTATCAGTTATGGCCAACTCCAGCCAACCGGCCTTAGACCGATATTACCCACCGGTTACACCCCTCGATTTAATAATAGTATGGCAGTCCAATCATTTAATAATCAACCCTATGGCTACAGGCCGCAGTTAGGGAACAGCAATCCACAAATTGGGTATAGGCCACCACAGCCACAATTTGGCTACAAGCCTCCGCAATTCGGATACAAACCCCCGCAGTTCGGATACAAACCCCCGCAGTTCGGCTATAGACCACAGTTTGGTATGACAACTGCACAAAAATTCGGAAATAATAATCCTCAACAAATTGGGTACAAACCCACAGTCCCTACTTGGAACAAGCCCGCGGCCGCACCACAGCATGTTTATTCAAACGATGTGTCGATGAGAACCGCACCTCAGAGACCTAACCagggttttaatttaaatgaacTGTGCCTCTACGAAGAGGACCAATACCAACCAAATTATTACAACCCGGAGCAGTACGTCTACCTAGACGATGTACCTGCAGAACAAGTACATCATCCAGATATCGAAG GTGGTGTCTGGTCACCCTGA
- the LOC125489869 gene encoding uncharacterized protein LOC125489869 isoform X1 gives MCQGGRIIPTGWWCLVTLTLITLSQAHHLLKIEKNPGVLPVKRGHAYKQEDKWIIIKVLDLSDLYKDLVFNIDKYNEFSKLVDINKPNAYEFFDLRKQVDFLKEKAISKSGELTPTRRFKRGIINPLGSLIKVITGNLDNQDAIRYESLISQLKGNQIITDKKIMVISKMMDSFINSTETLHENTLTLDARFKKMEKLVKTIANKETSYIYSVYILSMFNMFLNNFRTIHTTIQEIETALAFSKLSVLHQSIVNSTELLSLLQSISKNANLMYPATLENLVNLEKTIIVKSYVKESQITFIMEVPLIDNNTYSYYQIYSLPIYNSSRNITQVIIPKHPYLLVKGSEYLPVQHPCEQLASDDQFLCTEDSTVLYSPPTCVEQLMKFSINYNACTPYAIDIETIKVQRIDSTSWILYAREKSMFSTQCQNDIIHQQIQGTYILTISNILCDYQLENFYLHHRQHYFTSLQYKALPIIDLPELPQDNVTTSRTVNVKGVNLDNLRQMYNTLQSEISENSENISMPTVQVKSVSLATLILYFLLIICAIGFSMYSYRVLIMSKLRNSRNQESSSNFDLGDGGVMNPQPLRVIQVRA, from the exons ATGTGTCAAGGCGGAAGGATTATACCGACCGGCTG GTGGTGTCTGGTCACCCTGACCCTGATCACGTTGAGCCAGGCCCATCATCTGCTCAAAATTGAGAAAAACCCAGGCGTACTACCCGTTAAACGAGGCCATGCTTATAAGCAGGAAGATAAGtggattattattaaagtgttAGATTTAAGCGACTTATACAAAGATTTAGTTTTTAACATAGATAAGTATAATGAGTTTTCTAAATTAGTAGATATAAACAAACCAAATGCATATGAGTTTTTCGATTTACGCAAACAGGTAGATTTCCTTAAAGAAAAGGCTATAAGTAAATCCGGAGAGCTAACGCCCACGCGTAGATTCAAACGAGGCATTATCAACCCCTTAGGATCACTGATTAAAGTCATTACAGGAAACCTGGATAATCAAGACGCTATTCGTTACGAGTCACTAATATCTCAGTTAAAAGGCAATCAGATTATTACAGATAAGAAAATTATGGTTATCTCCAAAATGATGGACAGTTTCATAAATAGTACTGAAACCTTACATGAAAATACTTTAACATTAGACGCACGTTTCAAAAAGATGGAAAAACTTGTAAAAACTATAGCAAATAAGGAAACCAGTTATATATACTcagtatacattttaagtatgtttaatatgttcttaaataattttcgAACCATTCATACTACTATACAAGAAATTGAAACTGCGTTGGCCTTCAGCAAATTGTCAGTATTACACCAAAGTATTGTGAACTCTACAGAATTATTATCTTTGTTACAATCTATTTCTAAAAATGCAAATTTAATGTACCCAGCAACTCTTGAAAATTTGGTTAATCTGGAAAAGACAATAATTGTTAAAAGCTATGTAAAAGAGAGTCAGATAACGTTCATAATGGAGGTACCcttaatagataataatacctatagctACTATCAAATATATTCACTACCTATATATAATAGCAGTCGCAATATAACCCAAGTAATTATTCCCAAACACCCCTACCTATTGGTGAAAGGTTCGGAATACCTGCCGGTCCAACACCCCTGCGAGCAGCTCGCCTCCGACGACCAGTTCCTGTGTACCGAGGATAGCACTGTCTTGTACTCACCACCTACCTGTGTAGAACAGCtgatgaaatttagtataaattataatgccTGCACCCCATACGCTATAGATATAGAGACAATCAAAGTTCAACGGATTGACTCTACCAGCTGGATTTTATATGCACGAGAAAAATCCATGTTTTCCACTCAATGTCAGAATGATATAATACACCAACAGATACAAGGCACCTATATACTAACTATATCTAACATATTATGTGATTACCAGCTGGAGAATTTCTACCTACACCATAGACAACACTATTTTACTAGTCTACAGTACAAGGCGCTACCAATAATAGATCTACCAGAGCTTCCACAAGACAACGTGACTACATCCCGCACCGTGAACGTGAAGGGTGTCAATTTAGACAACCTACGACAGATGTATAACACTCTACAAAGTGAAATTAGTGAAAACAGTGAAAATATCTCAATGCCCACAGTGCAAGTGAAAAGTGTTAGCTTAGCAACCCTTATTCTGTATTTCTTGTTAATCATATGTGCCATTGGTTTTTCTATGTATAGTTATAGAGTATTGATAATGTCGAAGCTTCGAAATTCCCGGAATCAAGAATCTTCCAGTAATTTCGATCTTGGGGATGGAGGAGTTATGAACCCTCAACCCCTTAGAGTAATCCAAGTACGCGCCTAG